CTGATGCCCCGTCATATGCGCGGGTCGCAGCCTCTGCTCACCGGCACCGTCTTCCCCTGGCGCATCACCGGCACCTCCGGCCTCGGCGCCCGTGCAGGTGTGGTCGGCGGCCGATCGGGCACCTCTGTCCGAGGACGGCGTTCCACGCGTTCCGGGAGGTGAGGGCCGCCACGTTGACAGATCATGCTCGCCTTGTTCCGACAGGTGAGCGCGGCCCCTCTCAACGGTGCGCGGAAAGGGCGTTGATCAAGTGAGCCGACCCGCTCACGAACGAGTGAACAGACCGTCAAAACCGCTCGGCATTCCGTAACAAATACGAGTGAAACCACCGTCGATCCGGCACGGTCCGTACCCCTACCGACGGGTACGGAATGCCTGCCCGTGTATGGGCCATCTCGATGTCACCCCGGGGCCATCGGAGAGGTAGGGTCGGTGGTGGTCGGGGACATCCCAAACAGAGCTCGCCGGCACCGCATGGCCGGCGTACCAACGAGGAGATCGGTTCGTGACGATCCGCGTAGGCATCAACGGCTTCGGCCGCATCGGGCGTAACTACTTCCGCGCCCTGCTGGAGCAGGGGGCGGACATCGAGGTTGTGGCTGTCAACGACCTGGGTGACACCGCGACCACCGCTCACCTGCTCAAGTACGACACGATCCTGGGTCGCCTCAAGCAGGAGGTCTCCCACACCGCCGACACGATCACCGTGGACGGCCACACCATCAAGGTGCTCTCCGAGCGCAACCCGGCCGACATCCCGTGGGGCGAGCTGGGCGTCGACATCGTCATCGAGTCGACCGGCATCTTCACCAAGAAGGAAGACGCCGCGAAGCACATCGCCGGCGGCGCCAAGAAGGTCCTCATCTCGGCTCCGGCCAAGGACGAGGACATCACCATCGTCATGGGCGTCAACCAGGACAAGTACGACCCGGCGAACCACCACGTCATCTCCAACGCCTCCTGCACCACCAACTGCGTGGCGCCGATGGCGAAGGTCCTCGACGAGAACTTCGGCATCGTCAAGGGCCTGATGACGACGGTGCACGCGTACACGAACGACCAGCGCATCCTGGACTTCCCGCACAAGGACCTGCGCCGCGCCCGTGCCGCCGCCGAGAACATCATCCCGACCACGACGGGCGCCGCGAAGGCCACCGCCCTGGTGCTGCCGCAGCTCAAGGGCAAGCTCGACGGCATCGCCATGCGCGTCCCGGTCCCGACCGGCTCGGTCACCGACCTGGTCGTCGAGCTCGGCCGCGAGGTCACCAAGGAAGAGGTCAACGCCGCCTTCCAGAAGGCCGCCGAGGGCGAGCTGAAGGGCCTCCTGGACTACACGGAGGACCCGATCGTCTCCTCCGACATCGTCAACGCCCCGGCGTCCTGCACCTTCGACTCCTCCCTGACCATGGTCCAGGAGGGCAAGAACGTGAAGGTCATCGGCTGGTACGACAACGAGTGGGGCTACTCCAACCGCCTCGTGGACCTCACGGTCTTCGTCGGCAACCAGCTCTGATCGCCGAAGCGGGACCTTGAAGTGAGAGCAGGGCTCGGGCAGCGCAGCGCCGCGCTGTCCGGGCCCTGTCTCGCGCCCGGACCACGTCCTCTTACGATCAGGTGCACCACGAGCCCTCCTTTGGAGTCCACTCAATGAAGACGATCGACGAACTTCTCGCCGACGGCGTGAGCGGCAAGCGGGTATTCGTCCGCGCCGACCTCAACGTGCCGCTGGCCGACGGGACGATCACCGACGACGGCCGCATCCGCGCCGTCCTGCCCACCGTCAAGGCCCTCGCGGACGCGGGCGCCAAGGTGGTCGTCGCCTCGCACCTGGGCCGCCCCAAGGGCGCCCCGGACCCCGCCTTCTCCCTCGCTCCGGCCGCCTCCCGCCTGGGTGAACTCCTCGGCTCCGCCGTGGCCTTCGCGACCGACACCGTCGGCTCCTCCGCCCGGGACACGGTCGAGGGCCTCGCCGACGGCCAGGTCGCCGTCCTGGAGAACCTGCGCTTCAACCCCGGCGAGACCGCCAAGGACGACGCCGAGCGCGCCGGGTTCGCCGAGCAGCTCGCTGCCCTCGCCGACGTCTACGTCGGCGACGGATTCGGCGCCGTGCACCGCAAGCACGCCTCCGTCTACGACCTGCCGAAGAGGCTGTCGCACTACGCCGGCCACCTCATCGCCACCGAGGTCGGCGTCCTGAAGAAGCTCACCGAGGACGTCCGCCGCCCGTACGTCGTCGCGCTCGGCGGCGCCAAGGTCTCCGACAAGCTCGCCGTCATCGACCAGCTGCTCGGCAAGGCCGACCGGCTGCTCATCGGCGGCGGCATGGCCTACACCTTCCTCAAGGCCAAGGGCTACGAGGTCGGCATCTCCCTCCTGCAGGAGGACCAGGTGCCCGCCGTCAAGGAGTACATGGAGCGTGCCGAGAAGCAGGGCGTGGAACTGCTGCTTCCGGTGGACGTCGTGGTCTCCCGGACGTTCCCGGACCTGAAGACCAAGGCGCCGACCGAGCACACCACAGTCGACGCGGACAAGATCCCCGCCGACCAGGAGGGCCTGGACATCGGCCCGAAGACCCGGGAGCTGTACGCCTCGAAGCTCGCCGACGCCGAGACCGTGTTCTGGAACGGTCCGATGGGCGTCTTCGAGCACCCCGACTACGCCGAGGGCACCAAGGCGGTCGCCCAGGCCCTCGTCGACGCGAAGGGCTTCACCGTCGTCGGCGGCGGTGACTCCGCCGCCGCCGTGCGTACGCTCGGCTTCGACGAGAACGCATTCGGCCACATCTCGACCGGTGGCGGCGCCTCCCTCGAATACCTCGAGGGCAAGACGCTCCCCGGCCTCGCCGCACTGGAGGACTGACCTTGAGCACGCGCACGCCGCTGATGGCGGGCAACTGGAAGATGAACCTCAACCACCTCGAGGCCATCGCGCACGTCCAGAAGCTCGCCTTCGCCCTGGCCGACAAGGACTACGAGGCCGTCGAGGTCGCCGTCCTGCCGCCCTTCACCGACCTGCGCTCCGTGCAGACCCTGGTCGACGGCGACAAGCTCAAGATCAAGTACGGCGCCCAGGACATCTCCCAGCACGACTCCGGCGCCTACACCGGCGAGATCTCCGGCCCGATGCTGGCCAAGCTCAAGTGCACCTACGTGGTCATCGGCCACTCCGAGCGCCGCCAGTATCACAACGAGACCGACGAGCTGGTCAACGCCAAGGTCAAGGCCGCCTACAAGCACGGCCTCACCCCGATCCTGTGCGTCGGCGAGGAGCTGGACGTCCGCGAGGCGGGCAACCACGTCTCCCACACCCTCGCCCAGGTCGAGGGCGGTCTGAAGGACCTCCCGGCCGAGCAGGCCGAGACGATCGTGATCGCCTACGAGCCCGTGTGGGCCATCGGCACCGGCAAGGTCTGCGGCGCCGAGGACGCCCAGGAGGTCTGCGCCGCCATCCGCGCCAAGATCGCCGAGCTGTACAGCCAGGACGTGGCCGACAAGGTCCGCATCCAGTACGGCGGCTCCGTGAAGTCGGGCAACGTCGCCGAGATCATGGCCCAGGCCGACATCGACGGCGCTCTGGTCGGCGGCGCCTCGCTGGACGCCGACGAGTTCGTCAAGATCGTGCGGTTCCGCGACCAGTGACGCGGGCTGTGAGTAGGCGGTAGCGGCAATACGTCGTACCCTTGCGGGGGCGCAGCCGGGACGCTGTGCCCCCGTCGTCCATCCGAATCCGAGGAAGTTGGTCCAGCCGTGGTTGTGGGGTTCTCGATCGCCCTGATCATCTTCAGCCTGCTGCTGATGCTGCTGGTGCTGATGCACAAGGGGAAGGGCGGCGGCCTCTCCGACATGTTCGGCGGTGGCATGGCGTCGTCCGTCGGCGGCTCGTCGGTCGCCGAGCGCAACCTCGACCGGATCACCATCGTGATCGGGCTGCTCTGGTTCGCGTGCATCATCGTCCTCGGCATCCTCATGAAGACGAACAGCTGACACCATCGCAGCACACACATCACGCATATTCGGTACGTAAGGCCCCATGTTCGGTACGCGCTCCAGGGCGCGGCCTATCATGGGGCTTGCGTCTGGGTGTGGGGCTGGTAACTCCCAACACTGGACGCGCGTTGGGCCTTACGTAGACTGAGGCGCTCGCAGCGGAGCGAAACGCC
This genomic interval from Streptomyces sp. NBC_00557 contains the following:
- the gap gene encoding type I glyceraldehyde-3-phosphate dehydrogenase, which codes for MTIRVGINGFGRIGRNYFRALLEQGADIEVVAVNDLGDTATTAHLLKYDTILGRLKQEVSHTADTITVDGHTIKVLSERNPADIPWGELGVDIVIESTGIFTKKEDAAKHIAGGAKKVLISAPAKDEDITIVMGVNQDKYDPANHHVISNASCTTNCVAPMAKVLDENFGIVKGLMTTVHAYTNDQRILDFPHKDLRRARAAAENIIPTTTGAAKATALVLPQLKGKLDGIAMRVPVPTGSVTDLVVELGREVTKEEVNAAFQKAAEGELKGLLDYTEDPIVSSDIVNAPASCTFDSSLTMVQEGKNVKVIGWYDNEWGYSNRLVDLTVFVGNQL
- a CDS encoding phosphoglycerate kinase, translating into MKTIDELLADGVSGKRVFVRADLNVPLADGTITDDGRIRAVLPTVKALADAGAKVVVASHLGRPKGAPDPAFSLAPAASRLGELLGSAVAFATDTVGSSARDTVEGLADGQVAVLENLRFNPGETAKDDAERAGFAEQLAALADVYVGDGFGAVHRKHASVYDLPKRLSHYAGHLIATEVGVLKKLTEDVRRPYVVALGGAKVSDKLAVIDQLLGKADRLLIGGGMAYTFLKAKGYEVGISLLQEDQVPAVKEYMERAEKQGVELLLPVDVVVSRTFPDLKTKAPTEHTTVDADKIPADQEGLDIGPKTRELYASKLADAETVFWNGPMGVFEHPDYAEGTKAVAQALVDAKGFTVVGGGDSAAAVRTLGFDENAFGHISTGGGASLEYLEGKTLPGLAALED
- the tpiA gene encoding triose-phosphate isomerase; this encodes MSTRTPLMAGNWKMNLNHLEAIAHVQKLAFALADKDYEAVEVAVLPPFTDLRSVQTLVDGDKLKIKYGAQDISQHDSGAYTGEISGPMLAKLKCTYVVIGHSERRQYHNETDELVNAKVKAAYKHGLTPILCVGEELDVREAGNHVSHTLAQVEGGLKDLPAEQAETIVIAYEPVWAIGTGKVCGAEDAQEVCAAIRAKIAELYSQDVADKVRIQYGGSVKSGNVAEIMAQADIDGALVGGASLDADEFVKIVRFRDQ
- the secG gene encoding preprotein translocase subunit SecG; this encodes MGFSIALIIFSLLLMLLVLMHKGKGGGLSDMFGGGMASSVGGSSVAERNLDRITIVIGLLWFACIIVLGILMKTNS